From a single Arthrobacter sp. SLBN-112 genomic region:
- a CDS encoding NAD-dependent epimerase/dehydratase family protein, with amino-acid sequence MSRIFVTGGSGRLGRSVVAGLAQVGHDIVSVDRDAVPAELLPAGVVQETADLLAPGEALRLLRAAKPDAVIHLAAIAVPFSAPEDVIFGTNTRLAFAVISAATELGIGKIVTASSPTVLGYGCPAGWLPPSFPLDERTPPKPWNAYALSKLIAEQTVQMFAAAQGEKIRYAAFRPCFVISPEEWEGAPTQQGHTLAERLSDPALSAPALFNYVDARDVADFLDLLLQKMEDIPNGETFFVGAADALATAPLAELMPKFLPGSEALSAGLTGTSPAFSIAKAQELLGWQPKRTWRTELKSYPTLNDEASALVTTGGGKETS; translated from the coding sequence ATGAGCAGGATATTCGTTACCGGCGGCTCCGGCCGCCTCGGCCGCAGCGTGGTGGCGGGGCTGGCACAGGTGGGCCACGACATAGTCTCGGTGGACCGCGACGCGGTGCCCGCCGAACTCCTGCCGGCCGGCGTCGTTCAGGAAACCGCGGACCTCCTGGCGCCCGGCGAGGCACTGCGCCTCCTTCGGGCGGCAAAGCCCGACGCCGTCATCCACCTTGCGGCGATCGCGGTACCGTTCAGCGCGCCGGAGGACGTCATTTTCGGCACCAACACCCGGCTCGCCTTCGCCGTCATCAGCGCCGCAACGGAACTGGGAATCGGCAAAATCGTCACCGCCAGCAGCCCCACGGTCCTGGGCTACGGCTGCCCGGCGGGGTGGCTGCCGCCGTCGTTCCCGCTCGATGAGCGCACCCCGCCCAAGCCCTGGAACGCCTACGCACTGTCCAAGCTCATCGCCGAACAGACCGTGCAGATGTTCGCCGCGGCGCAGGGGGAGAAGATCCGGTACGCGGCGTTCCGTCCGTGCTTCGTCATCTCGCCGGAGGAATGGGAAGGCGCTCCCACCCAGCAGGGACACACCCTTGCCGAACGCCTGTCCGACCCCGCCCTCTCAGCGCCGGCGCTCTTCAACTATGTGGACGCCCGGGACGTGGCGGACTTCCTGGACCTGCTGCTGCAGAAGATGGAAGACATTCCCAACGGGGAAACCTTCTTCGTGGGCGCAGCCGATGCCCTGGCCACGGCCCCGCTTGCGGAGCTGATGCCAAAATTCCTGCCGGGAAGCGAAGCGCTCAGCGCCGGCCTCACCGGAACCAGCCCCGCGTTCTCCATCGCTAAAGCCCAGGAACTGCTGGGATGGCAGCCCAAGCGCACGTGGCGGACCGAGCTCAAGTCCTATCCAACCCTCAACGACGAGGCCTCCGCGCTGGTTACCACCGGCGGAGGCAAGGAGACATCATGA
- a CDS encoding Gfo/Idh/MocA family protein, with protein sequence MVNTAETTPAAAASPDTISQVTSPNGGKARVALIGTGGRSEMYIRAIFGKHADTAELVAFSDVNPGRVEFYQKLIQELGAPGPVASFDPADLTAFIQANNIDRIIVTTPDYTHADYIVEGLRAGADVVVEKPLTIDAEGCRRITQAVQETGRNVVVTFNYRYSPRNSALKEIIQSGVIGKVTSVDFSWVLDTVHGADYFRRWHREKKNSGGLLIHKASHHFDLVNWWIDDVPERIFASGGLKFYGDKNAAERGLGPRPERGTPDADAPAGAKDPFALDLREDERLKALFLDNEHYDGYRRDQDVFTAGITIEDNLALVVEYQGGPRLSYSLNAHSPWEGYRVAVNGTEGRAELEVVERAAVLHSTDKKTVVDPSATPVEEEDAVRRNGERLVVQRHWEAAYEVPIVNGEGGHGGGDELLLSDLFNGPGEDPLGRPSGYLDGLRSVSVGIAGNRSLETSLPVRVEDLDLGVDLRRAK encoded by the coding sequence ATGGTCAACACAGCCGAGACGACGCCGGCCGCAGCTGCTTCCCCGGACACCATTTCGCAGGTCACCAGCCCCAATGGCGGGAAGGCACGGGTCGCCCTGATCGGCACTGGCGGGCGGTCCGAGATGTACATCCGCGCCATCTTCGGCAAGCACGCCGATACTGCCGAGCTCGTGGCGTTCTCCGACGTGAACCCCGGACGCGTTGAGTTTTACCAGAAGCTCATCCAGGAACTCGGTGCGCCGGGACCGGTGGCATCGTTTGATCCCGCGGACCTGACCGCGTTCATCCAGGCCAACAACATCGACCGCATCATTGTCACCACACCGGACTACACCCACGCTGACTACATCGTGGAAGGCCTTCGCGCCGGCGCGGACGTCGTCGTCGAAAAGCCCCTCACCATCGACGCCGAAGGCTGCCGCCGCATCACCCAGGCCGTCCAGGAGACCGGCCGGAACGTGGTGGTCACGTTCAACTACCGCTACTCGCCCCGCAACAGCGCGCTCAAGGAAATCATCCAGAGCGGCGTGATCGGCAAGGTCACCTCCGTCGATTTCAGCTGGGTGCTGGACACCGTCCACGGCGCGGACTACTTCCGCCGCTGGCACCGGGAGAAAAAGAACTCCGGCGGCCTGCTCATCCACAAGGCGTCGCACCACTTCGACCTGGTCAACTGGTGGATCGACGACGTCCCGGAGCGGATCTTCGCGTCCGGTGGCCTCAAGTTTTATGGCGACAAGAACGCCGCCGAGCGCGGCCTTGGCCCACGCCCGGAACGTGGAACGCCCGACGCCGATGCCCCCGCCGGCGCCAAGGACCCCTTCGCGCTTGACCTGAGGGAGGACGAGCGGCTGAAGGCCCTGTTCCTGGACAACGAACACTACGACGGCTACCGCCGCGACCAGGACGTGTTCACCGCCGGCATCACCATCGAGGACAACCTGGCCCTGGTGGTGGAATACCAGGGCGGCCCGCGCCTGAGCTACTCACTGAATGCCCACAGCCCGTGGGAAGGCTACCGGGTGGCGGTCAACGGCACCGAAGGCCGCGCCGAGCTTGAAGTGGTGGAACGCGCCGCCGTCCTGCACAGCACGGACAAGAAAACCGTCGTGGACCCGTCCGCAACCCCGGTTGAGGAAGAGGACGCCGTCCGCCGCAATGGCGAGCGCCTGGTGGTCCAGCGCCACTGGGAGGCCGCGTACGAGGTGCCGATCGTCAACGGAGAGGGCGGCCATGGCGGCGGTGACGAACTGCTCCTGTCGGATCTCTTCAACGGACCGGGCGAAGACCCCCTGGGCCGTCCGTCCGGTTACCTGGACGGGCTGCGTTCGGTGTCCGTGGGCATCGCCGGGAACCGTTCCCTGGAAACGTCCCTGCCCGTCCGGGTCGAGGACCTGGACCTCGGCGTCGACCTTCGCCGCGCCAAGTAG
- a CDS encoding LacI family DNA-binding transcriptional regulator: MARKSASGRIGIADVAVKAGVSHATVSRVMNGNFTVDPDIAARVRAAAVELKYQPNPVGRSLALGKTDTIGIVVPDLANPTFQAILRGLSRAAAQDGYRVLIADSFEVSSEESILAGEARRRCDGLVLCAPRMSDAELEEIAPSLHPVVLINRTTAAPNVPSLVVDYGQGVQDIAGHLVELGHTRLAFLAGPPGSASNEMRLKGLETFKAAHPEVEVTMLEGGSDFDTGHGAVDAVLHSGATGILAFNDLVAMGLMSGLHERGLDVPGDISVTGFDDIPFARYTTPALTTAAVPITELGEQAWHQLRALIRKEGHETPDSRYQPRLEVRASTGPAKAPRSTVHG; the protein is encoded by the coding sequence ATGGCCAGGAAATCGGCAAGCGGCCGGATCGGCATCGCGGATGTCGCCGTGAAGGCGGGAGTTTCCCATGCCACCGTTTCGCGTGTCATGAACGGAAACTTCACCGTGGACCCGGACATTGCCGCCCGGGTCCGGGCAGCCGCAGTCGAGTTGAAGTACCAGCCCAACCCGGTGGGCCGCAGCCTGGCCCTGGGCAAAACGGACACCATCGGCATTGTGGTGCCGGACCTGGCCAACCCCACCTTCCAGGCGATCCTCCGCGGCCTGAGCAGGGCTGCCGCCCAGGACGGTTACCGCGTGCTCATCGCGGACTCGTTCGAAGTATCCAGCGAGGAGTCAATCCTTGCGGGTGAGGCGCGGCGGCGGTGTGACGGGCTGGTCCTGTGCGCCCCGCGCATGTCGGACGCGGAACTGGAGGAGATTGCACCCTCCCTGCACCCGGTGGTGCTGATCAACCGCACCACCGCCGCGCCGAATGTGCCCAGCCTGGTGGTGGACTACGGCCAGGGCGTCCAGGACATCGCGGGGCACCTGGTGGAACTGGGCCATACCCGCCTGGCTTTCCTTGCGGGACCGCCCGGCAGCGCCTCCAATGAGATGCGGCTCAAGGGCCTGGAGACGTTCAAGGCCGCCCACCCCGAGGTGGAGGTGACCATGCTGGAGGGCGGCTCCGACTTCGACACCGGGCACGGAGCAGTGGATGCCGTCCTGCACAGCGGGGCCACGGGCATCCTGGCCTTTAATGACCTGGTGGCGATGGGCCTCATGAGCGGCCTGCATGAGCGCGGCCTGGATGTGCCCGGGGACATTTCCGTGACCGGCTTCGACGACATCCCTTTCGCCAGGTACACGACGCCTGCCCTCACCACGGCCGCGGTCCCCATCACCGAACTGGGCGAACAGGCCTGGCACCAGCTCCGGGCGCTGATCCGGAAGGAAGGCCATGAAACCCCCGACAGCCGCTACCAGCCGCGGCTGGAAGTCCGGGCCAGCACAGGGCCGGCCAAGGCGCCGCGCAGCACGGTGCACGGCTGA
- a CDS encoding TetR/AcrR family transcriptional regulator encodes MPSSKPRGQYAKGAERREQIIQTATDVFATEGFEGTALKRVAELVGVKEATLFHYFRGKQELLTAVLAERDRRSLAAMGADQAGLALMVRSAERNRREPGLTTLYAVASATANDPEHDSHGYFKDRYAEVVDVLATDIERRQSAGEARSDLPAADLARLVVAVSDGLQLQWLYDKDVDVADGLRGFIDVLLAPPPA; translated from the coding sequence GTGCCTTCATCAAAGCCGCGCGGCCAGTACGCAAAAGGAGCGGAACGCCGCGAACAGATCATCCAGACAGCAACGGACGTTTTCGCAACGGAAGGTTTCGAGGGCACGGCCCTCAAGCGGGTGGCTGAGCTGGTGGGCGTGAAGGAAGCCACCCTTTTCCATTACTTTCGGGGCAAGCAGGAATTGCTGACGGCGGTGCTGGCCGAAAGGGACCGGCGCAGCCTCGCGGCGATGGGGGCGGACCAGGCAGGGTTGGCGCTGATGGTGCGCTCCGCAGAGCGGAATCGCCGTGAACCCGGGCTCACCACCCTGTATGCCGTGGCGTCGGCCACTGCCAATGACCCCGAGCATGACTCCCACGGGTACTTCAAGGACCGCTATGCCGAGGTGGTTGACGTGCTGGCAACAGATATCGAGCGCCGCCAGTCAGCCGGGGAGGCGCGCTCCGACCTGCCGGCGGCCGACTTGGCGCGGCTGGTGGTGGCGGTTTCTGACGGCCTGCAGCTTCAGTGGCTCTACGACAAGGACGTGGATGTGGCAGACGGACTGCGCGGGTTTATCGATGTGCTCCTGGCGCCCCCGCCGGCCTAG
- a CDS encoding MFS transporter, which produces MAVTTNTEDSAGLTAPGTSSSITVSSVPAPGIPTKTPRAYVIGMPIASAGLWMAVLAPALVVLAIKVSEITTPETRAGALSLVAGVGALIALLANPFFGRLSDRTTFRFGMRKPWIVGGSLVGMGSLVLLGTATDVAGVMVAWVLAQLSFNAALAALVATLPDQASPAERGRLSGLIGMTLPIGLVAAAYFAQLFDNAFQMAVVPGAVGTALAIAFAFTFKDRVLTEKPAPLNLKEIAGSFYFNPRTYPGLAWAWFTKFLVYIGYCAGLLYLPYFFADHLHVAETDVASLVFQATLVSSLGTVVTSLAGGWISDRIGKRKGMVIASAIIMMAGLVVIATSSTTDQVLVGQAIAGLGLGCFGAVDVALIADLLPGSQSENAKTFGVFNIAQALPQSLVPALAFPVITLGGYPALFIGGAVVGIIGAVLVTRIKGVK; this is translated from the coding sequence GTGGCCGTCACCACCAATACCGAGGATTCCGCAGGGCTGACAGCGCCCGGGACTTCTTCCAGCATCACCGTTTCATCCGTTCCCGCCCCGGGGATCCCCACCAAAACACCACGCGCGTACGTCATCGGCATGCCGATCGCCAGTGCAGGCCTCTGGATGGCCGTCCTGGCGCCCGCCTTGGTGGTACTGGCCATCAAGGTCTCGGAAATCACTACCCCGGAGACCCGGGCCGGGGCACTCAGCCTTGTGGCCGGCGTCGGCGCCCTGATCGCACTGCTGGCCAACCCCTTCTTCGGGCGGCTGAGCGACCGCACCACATTCAGGTTCGGCATGCGCAAGCCCTGGATCGTGGGCGGCTCCCTCGTGGGGATGGGTTCGCTGGTCCTGCTCGGGACAGCCACCGACGTAGCAGGCGTGATGGTGGCCTGGGTCCTCGCCCAGCTCAGCTTCAACGCAGCGCTGGCCGCACTGGTTGCCACCCTTCCGGACCAGGCGTCACCTGCGGAACGCGGACGCCTGTCCGGACTGATCGGGATGACACTCCCCATTGGTCTTGTGGCCGCCGCCTACTTCGCCCAACTCTTTGACAACGCCTTCCAGATGGCGGTAGTCCCGGGAGCCGTGGGCACTGCACTTGCCATCGCCTTCGCCTTCACCTTCAAGGACCGCGTCCTCACCGAGAAGCCGGCGCCGCTGAACCTCAAGGAAATCGCGGGCTCCTTCTACTTCAACCCCCGCACCTATCCCGGCCTGGCCTGGGCCTGGTTCACGAAATTCCTGGTCTACATCGGCTACTGTGCAGGCCTGCTCTACCTGCCCTACTTCTTCGCCGACCACCTTCACGTCGCGGAAACGGACGTAGCCTCACTGGTCTTCCAGGCCACGCTGGTCAGCTCCCTTGGGACCGTGGTCACCAGCCTCGCCGGCGGCTGGATCAGCGATCGGATCGGCAAGCGCAAAGGCATGGTCATCGCGTCCGCCATCATCATGATGGCCGGCCTGGTGGTCATCGCCACCAGCAGCACCACGGACCAGGTCCTGGTGGGACAGGCAATTGCCGGCCTGGGCCTCGGCTGCTTCGGAGCCGTGGACGTCGCCCTCATCGCCGACCTCCTGCCGGGCAGCCAGAGCGAAAACGCCAAGACCTTCGGCGTCTTCAACATCGCCCAGGCCCTGCCGCAGTCACTTGTCCCCGCACTGGCGTTCCCTGTCATCACCCTCGGCGGATATCCCGCCCTCTTCATCGGCGGGGCAGTCGTCGGCATCATCGGCGCCGTCCTCGTTACCCGCATCAAAGGAGTCAAATAA
- a CDS encoding beta-glucosidase family protein encodes MSPTLSPAVTAPAAGSPDAEARIRELAESLTLEEQVQLLTGADVWATHSLPSIGLSRVVLSDGPSGVRGEDFDERHDSVSLPSSSALSATWSVDTARRYGQVLGQEARRKGVHAVLGPTINLHRSPLGGRHFECMSEDPRLTATLAAGYVAGVQSMGVGATPKHYLANEAETDRFTADSVVDERPLRELYLAAFEDAITEARAWLVMSSYNSINGTTATENELLKKPLSTEWGFDGVVVSDWTAVRSVEAANAHQDLEMPGPAGHWGPKLLAAVNDGRVSREAILEKVIRILRLAARVGSLEGVAPAVTELPAPLNAAAVAREVAVRGAVLVRNKDGLLPLKPAALASVAVSGHNAEEARTQGGGSATVMPKYTVSPLEGLREALPESVSVSYTRGAKVAEGLQAFSRTSLHNPVSGVPGMRVTFLAEDGSDISGEDRLASHLIWFGVGIPEGAAAIRMEADWTAPTAGIHHLGVGTVGKIRLSLKGDEVFNGEIEDETDVLGAALFDPPKTVHPVETTTGERVRIEAVYELPKQQAIPFTAILLGEETVVSDPQAEIDAAVEAARAADVAVVVVGTSAAIESEGFDRKDLDLPGWQNQLVEAVAAANPRTIVVVNSGSPVLMPWLDKVGAVLLGWFGGQEFGRAIADILLGAEEPGGRLPTTWPAALADVPVLNTTPVDGKLVYTEGIHVGYRAWLKQEAEGGAAPALPFGFGLGYTTFELGTAHAPQTIPAGNDVVVHVPVRNTGTRSGREVVQVYLERRDSAVDRPIRWLAGYSGTHLAPGGADNVAVRIPARSFGHYDDGWQLERGTFRILVGRHSADDFQALEIELR; translated from the coding sequence ATGAGCCCCACCCTTTCCCCGGCCGTGACGGCGCCTGCCGCCGGTTCGCCCGATGCAGAGGCCCGTATCCGGGAACTTGCCGAAAGCCTCACCCTCGAAGAGCAGGTCCAGCTCCTGACGGGTGCAGACGTGTGGGCCACGCACAGCCTGCCCTCGATTGGACTGTCACGCGTGGTCCTCTCGGACGGCCCCTCGGGCGTCCGAGGCGAAGACTTCGACGAGCGGCACGACTCCGTCTCGCTGCCGTCGTCGTCCGCACTCTCTGCAACCTGGAGCGTCGACACCGCACGCCGCTACGGCCAAGTCCTCGGACAGGAGGCACGGCGCAAGGGCGTCCATGCCGTCCTCGGCCCCACCATCAACCTGCACCGCTCTCCGCTGGGCGGCCGGCACTTCGAGTGCATGAGCGAGGACCCCCGCCTCACGGCCACCCTGGCGGCAGGCTACGTGGCCGGCGTCCAGTCGATGGGGGTGGGCGCAACCCCAAAGCACTACCTCGCCAACGAGGCAGAGACGGACCGTTTTACTGCTGATTCCGTTGTGGACGAGCGCCCGCTCCGCGAGCTTTACCTGGCCGCCTTCGAGGACGCCATCACCGAGGCACGCGCCTGGTTGGTAATGAGCTCCTACAACTCCATCAACGGCACCACGGCCACCGAAAACGAACTGCTCAAGAAGCCGCTCTCCACCGAATGGGGCTTCGACGGAGTGGTCGTTTCGGACTGGACTGCCGTCCGCTCGGTGGAGGCGGCCAATGCGCACCAGGACCTGGAGATGCCGGGCCCGGCAGGCCACTGGGGCCCCAAGCTTCTGGCAGCCGTCAATGACGGCCGGGTCAGCAGGGAGGCGATCCTCGAGAAAGTCATCCGGATCCTCCGGCTCGCGGCCCGAGTGGGCTCACTCGAAGGCGTCGCCCCGGCCGTCACGGAACTTCCAGCACCCCTCAACGCCGCCGCCGTCGCGCGTGAAGTGGCAGTCCGCGGCGCCGTGCTGGTCCGCAACAAGGACGGACTCCTGCCGCTGAAGCCGGCAGCGCTGGCCAGTGTCGCCGTCAGCGGGCACAACGCCGAGGAGGCGCGCACGCAGGGCGGCGGCAGCGCCACCGTCATGCCCAAGTACACCGTTTCACCGCTGGAGGGCCTGCGCGAGGCGCTGCCGGAAAGCGTGAGCGTGAGCTACACCCGCGGCGCAAAAGTTGCCGAAGGCCTGCAGGCCTTCTCGCGCACCTCGCTGCACAATCCAGTGTCAGGCGTCCCCGGCATGCGGGTGACCTTCCTGGCGGAGGACGGCTCGGACATCTCGGGTGAGGACCGGCTGGCGTCCCACCTGATCTGGTTCGGCGTTGGTATCCCGGAGGGCGCCGCCGCCATCCGGATGGAAGCCGACTGGACGGCCCCGACGGCCGGCATCCACCACCTGGGCGTGGGCACAGTGGGAAAGATCCGTCTGTCGCTCAAGGGCGACGAGGTGTTCAACGGCGAGATCGAGGACGAGACCGACGTACTCGGTGCCGCCCTTTTCGACCCGCCCAAGACGGTCCACCCCGTGGAAACCACTACGGGGGAGCGGGTCAGGATTGAGGCCGTCTACGAGCTGCCCAAGCAGCAGGCCATTCCCTTCACGGCCATCCTGCTCGGCGAAGAAACCGTGGTGTCGGATCCGCAGGCAGAGATCGACGCCGCGGTGGAAGCCGCCCGGGCCGCTGACGTGGCGGTCGTTGTCGTGGGAACCAGCGCCGCCATCGAATCCGAGGGGTTCGACCGCAAGGACCTTGACCTGCCCGGTTGGCAGAACCAGCTGGTGGAGGCCGTGGCCGCAGCGAACCCGCGGACCATCGTCGTGGTGAACTCCGGTTCGCCGGTCCTGATGCCGTGGCTCGACAAGGTGGGAGCGGTCCTGCTCGGCTGGTTCGGCGGCCAGGAGTTCGGGCGGGCCATCGCGGACATCCTGCTGGGTGCCGAGGAGCCGGGCGGGCGCCTGCCCACAACCTGGCCGGCAGCGCTGGCGGACGTGCCGGTGCTGAACACCACGCCCGTGGACGGCAAGCTGGTGTACACGGAGGGTATCCACGTGGGCTACCGTGCCTGGCTCAAGCAGGAGGCCGAAGGCGGCGCCGCCCCTGCCCTGCCCTTCGGCTTCGGCCTGGGCTACACCACCTTCGAACTGGGCACCGCCCACGCCCCCCAGACCATCCCGGCGGGCAACGACGTGGTGGTGCACGTTCCGGTGCGGAATACCGGGACCCGGTCCGGCCGCGAGGTGGTGCAGGTTTACCTGGAGCGGCGCGATTCCGCAGTGGACCGCCCCATTCGTTGGCTCGCAGGTTACTCCGGTACACATCTGGCCCCGGGTGGCGCGGACAATGTGGCGGTACGCATCCCCGCCAGGTCATTCGGCCATTACGACGACGGGTGGCAGCTGGAGCGGGGGACGTTCCGGATTCTGGTGGGCCGCCACTCAGCAGACGATTTCCAGGCGCTGGAGATCGAGTTGCGCTAA
- a CDS encoding FadR/GntR family transcriptional regulator — translation MRTHQLVLSWIEDQLSAGRLAVGGRLPAERTLAEQLKVSRTSVREAIRILEAMGVVRAGVGSGPESGTVVISDPTSALGSALRLHVATQHLPVADIVETRVLLESWAAAKAPRDAPELADAAALLEAMDVPEGLSVRDFLALDVRFHLALANAAGNTVVSAMMGSLREAIQGYAAELTANLPDWETTASRLRTEHHAILAAVRNGDGGRAAELVAAHIGGFYKEAGLGSDATEPARP, via the coding sequence ATGCGCACCCACCAGCTGGTCCTGTCCTGGATCGAGGACCAACTCTCCGCAGGCCGGTTGGCCGTGGGCGGCAGGCTGCCGGCGGAGCGCACGCTGGCCGAACAGCTAAAGGTTTCCCGCACGTCGGTCCGCGAGGCCATCCGGATCCTCGAGGCAATGGGAGTGGTCCGGGCCGGCGTGGGGTCCGGGCCGGAGTCCGGGACGGTCGTGATTTCGGACCCCACGTCCGCACTGGGATCTGCCCTTCGGCTGCACGTGGCCACCCAGCACCTGCCTGTAGCGGACATCGTGGAAACGCGGGTCCTGCTGGAGTCGTGGGCTGCGGCGAAAGCGCCCCGGGACGCGCCCGAACTCGCTGATGCGGCTGCCCTCCTGGAGGCCATGGATGTCCCGGAAGGCCTGTCAGTCAGGGACTTCCTGGCCCTTGACGTCCGGTTCCACCTGGCCCTGGCCAACGCCGCCGGCAACACAGTGGTCAGCGCCATGATGGGGTCGCTCCGGGAAGCCATCCAGGGTTATGCGGCCGAACTGACGGCCAACCTGCCGGACTGGGAAACCACGGCTTCGCGCTTGCGCACTGAACACCACGCCATCCTCGCCGCCGTCAGGAATGGTGACGGCGGCCGGGCCGCAGAACTGGTGGCGGCCCACATTGGGGGATTCTACAAAGAGGCCGGGCTGGGCTCCGATGCGACGGAGCCCGCCCGGCCGTAG
- a CDS encoding alpha-hydroxy acid oxidase — translation MTHTIQPNNPETTPAPDTTDIPAAPAPAGAPSSSALPAALKRRVPKYSDLAPLMQFKKPEFSREARLKRASTIWELRDIAKRRTPQAPFDYTDGAAEEEITLRRARQAFLDIEFRPGILRNVSAIDLSTEILGKPSRLPVGIAPTGFTRMMQSEGEYAGSQAAEAAGIPYTLSTMGTASIEDVAAAAPSGRNWFQLYLWTDRDRSLELIERAAKAGNDTLMVTVDTAVAGARLRDVRNGMTIPPALTLKTVLDASYRPAWWFNFLTHEPLTFASLSRYTGTVADLINSMFDPTLTFEDLDWLRKTWKGKLVVKGIQTVEDARRVVDHGADGVVLSNHGGRQLDRAPIPFHLLPEVKQAFTADNSNAAIMLDTGIMSGADIVAALALGADFTLIGRAYLYGLMAGGRAGVDRTLQILEKDMARTMALLGVSKVSDLTPDHVRLLAK, via the coding sequence ATGACCCACACCATCCAGCCCAACAACCCGGAGACTACCCCGGCGCCGGACACCACTGACATCCCCGCAGCGCCGGCACCCGCCGGGGCTCCGTCGTCGTCCGCCCTGCCGGCCGCACTGAAGCGCCGCGTTCCCAAATACTCTGACCTTGCGCCGCTGATGCAGTTCAAGAAGCCGGAGTTCAGCAGGGAGGCCCGGCTGAAGCGGGCCAGCACCATCTGGGAGCTGCGCGACATCGCCAAGCGCCGCACTCCGCAGGCACCATTCGACTACACCGATGGCGCTGCAGAAGAGGAAATCACCCTCCGCCGCGCCCGCCAGGCCTTCCTGGACATCGAGTTCCGGCCGGGCATCCTTCGGAACGTCTCCGCCATTGACCTCAGCACCGAGATCCTGGGCAAGCCGTCCCGGCTCCCCGTGGGCATTGCCCCCACGGGCTTCACCCGGATGATGCAGTCCGAAGGCGAGTACGCGGGTTCCCAGGCGGCCGAGGCGGCCGGCATCCCCTACACCCTCTCCACCATGGGCACCGCCTCCATCGAGGACGTCGCGGCCGCCGCACCCAGCGGCCGCAACTGGTTCCAGCTGTACCTGTGGACGGACCGCGACCGCTCGCTGGAACTGATCGAACGCGCCGCCAAGGCCGGCAACGACACCCTCATGGTCACCGTGGACACCGCTGTGGCCGGCGCCCGCCTCCGCGACGTCCGCAACGGCATGACCATCCCGCCGGCATTGACCCTCAAGACCGTGCTGGACGCGTCCTACCGCCCCGCCTGGTGGTTCAACTTCCTCACGCACGAACCGCTCACCTTCGCGTCGCTGTCCCGCTACACCGGCACGGTGGCGGACCTCATCAACTCCATGTTCGATCCCACCCTCACCTTCGAGGACCTGGACTGGCTGCGCAAAACCTGGAAAGGCAAGCTGGTGGTCAAGGGCATCCAGACCGTGGAGGATGCCCGCCGCGTGGTTGACCATGGCGCCGACGGCGTGGTCCTGTCCAACCACGGCGGCCGCCAGCTGGACCGGGCGCCCATCCCCTTCCACCTGCTCCCCGAAGTCAAGCAGGCCTTCACTGCGGACAACAGCAATGCCGCCATCATGCTGGACACCGGCATCATGAGCGGCGCGGACATCGTGGCGGCGCTGGCCCTCGGCGCCGATTTCACGCTGATCGGCCGCGCCTACCTGTACGGGCTGATGGCCGGCGGACGGGCCGGCGTGGACCGCACCCTCCAGATCCTGGAGAAGGACATGGCGCGGACCATGGCACTGCTGGGCGTCAGCAAGGTCTCGGACCTGACCCCGGACCACGTGCGCCTGCTGGCGAAGTAA
- a CDS encoding ArsR/SmtB family transcription factor — translation MVTDDVFAVIAESTRRDILVALRAGDKAVGELVEELAASQPTISKHLKVLREAQLVSMRAQGQKRYYALNRGPLEGIASWLETFDVGPGAKAAASPAGPDLTVPDQAVPAPAVAAHLKEGVAAAAPSLPHAAGPSAAERPAAPRTAREEAPAPVLVREGAELSPAVVIPGGTAAPLSDDSVPQQIGRTVGRAATKAADLLANLPNLPKFGRKK, via the coding sequence ATGGTGACAGACGACGTATTTGCCGTCATAGCGGAATCCACCCGGCGGGACATCCTGGTGGCCCTTAGGGCAGGAGACAAGGCCGTGGGGGAGTTGGTGGAGGAACTGGCTGCCAGCCAGCCCACTATTTCCAAGCACCTGAAAGTCCTCCGTGAGGCACAGCTGGTCAGCATGCGCGCGCAGGGCCAGAAGCGGTACTACGCCTTAAACCGGGGGCCGCTGGAGGGCATCGCCAGCTGGCTGGAGACGTTCGACGTCGGCCCTGGCGCCAAAGCCGCCGCGTCACCGGCCGGCCCTGATCTGACAGTCCCGGACCAGGCGGTCCCCGCTCCGGCAGTCGCCGCCCACCTGAAGGAAGGCGTCGCAGCCGCAGCCCCCTCCCTGCCCCACGCGGCCGGCCCGTCCGCCGCCGAAAGGCCTGCCGCGCCGCGGACGGCCCGGGAGGAAGCCCCGGCGCCCGTCCTGGTGCGGGAGGGCGCCGAGCTGAGCCCCGCCGTCGTGATTCCCGGCGGCACGGCCGCCCCGTTGAGTGACGACAGCGTCCCGCAGCAAATCGGGCGCACGGTTGGCCGCGCCGCCACGAAGGCGGCGGACCTGCTGGCCAACCTCCCCAACCTGCCGAAATTCGGGCGGAAAAAGTAG